CGTGCTGACGGACCTCAGACCGGGCAGGGTGACGTAGCGGAACCGCTGCCAGGCGCTGGCGCCGTCCATCTCGGAGGCCTCGTACAGGCTCGCGTCGATCGACTGCAGGCCACCGAGGAGCGAGACCATCATGAACGGCACACCGCACCAGGTGTTGACCATGATCGCGGAGAACCGCTGCCAGAAGGTGTCCTCCAGCCACGAGGGCGTCGGCAGGTGCAGCAGTTCCAGGCCGGAGTTGATGATGCCGCCGTCGGCGAGCATGAACCGCCAGCCGAACACGGTGACGAAGGTCGGCACCGCCCAGGGCAGCACCAGGATCATGCGGTAGAGGGTGCGGCCGCGCAGCTTCTGGTTGAGCAGCAGGGCGAGGCCGAGACCGAGGCCGTAGTGCAGGGTGACGCAGGCCGCCGTCCAGAAGACCGTCCAGAGGAAGTGCGACCAGAAACGGTCGTACGCCGTGGGGCCCCACAGGATGTCGGCGTAGTTGTCCAGGCCGATGAACTTGTAGGTGGCGTCGATCTCGTTGACGCCGATCGTGCGGGCGGTGTTGAGGCTGGTGGCGTCGGTGAGCGTCAGGTACAGGCCGTACGCCAGCGGGTACAGCACCAGGACGCCGAGGACGATCGCCACCGGGGCGACCATCGCGTAGGCGTACCAGTGCTTGTTCAGGCCGTTCCTCAGCCGCTGCACCGGTCCGGGCCGTGGTTCCCGCTCACCGCGCCGCTTGCCGGTCGCTCGGTCGATGGCGACTGTCATGGTTCGACACCTTCTGGAGGTTCAAGGAGGTCAGGGGGCTGCCCGGGCGCGGGCCGGTGGCCGCCGGTCCCCT
This is a stretch of genomic DNA from Streptomyces hawaiiensis. It encodes these proteins:
- a CDS encoding carbohydrate ABC transporter permease; translated protein: MTVAIDRATGKRRGEREPRPGPVQRLRNGLNKHWYAYAMVAPVAIVLGVLVLYPLAYGLYLTLTDATSLNTARTIGVNEIDATYKFIGLDNYADILWGPTAYDRFWSHFLWTVFWTAACVTLHYGLGLGLALLLNQKLRGRTLYRMILVLPWAVPTFVTVFGWRFMLADGGIINSGLELLHLPTPSWLEDTFWQRFSAIMVNTWCGVPFMMVSLLGGLQSIDASLYEASEMDGASAWQRFRYVTLPGLRSVSTTVVLLGVIWTFNQFAIIFLLFGNTAPDAQILVTWAYHLGFGQQPRDYAQSAAYGILLLSILIVFTSFYRRWLNRNEQQLAI